ATTTCTCTAACATCAATGCGCTCGAATCACGACACTCTAAAGTCATTACATCGTTACGAAACTTCGATTCAAgcttgcaaaatatttgtaaactgTTTCCTTCATTTCTTCATTTaatgaaaatctttttttagaaaagaacttttttattcttttttttttttttttttttgtacacaatTCGCAAGCTGAGGTATAAAATGCACGTTTCGTCTGAGTTCGCTGCGGCTTTAACGGTTTCGGAAACTTTTAATCAATGATTTTCTAATATCTCTATCGATGCCGCTCGTGCTTCATTCTGAGAATTTTCCAAATGACTTATACACTTCCcaaatttcatacaaacatgaagagagaaaaaatcgAAGACagtcattttttttacgctCTGCCTGTATTCGTGCTTAGATACGCAGCGCAGATGCGGCAGTCCGCGGTGTATTTACATCAGACGCCGCAGCATTATCAGCAACAGAGGAATCAGTCCCTCTCGCGCGTCACGATGCAGCAGAAACTGCCGGGTGTCCGTGATAAAGCCGACGAAAGTAGAATATCCACTTTGCCGGATTCCTCTTGTCCCGCTTTGCGACGCACGCAGCGGGATCACGTTCATCAGCAACACACTATGCCCGCTCAGTCGCTGACGCAGAGACATTCCGAGTGAGTCACAGTACACtgtccgaataaataattaagccGTAATCACGGAAAGCCCGTTTTAAAATTCTGTCGACTCGAATAGTTTCAAAATGCCGCTTAAGTTACGATTATCGTCCGCGCTTATCAAAACATATTATTGTCGCCTGGACGCATCTTAGAAATCGAAGCGcatactaattgtaagacgctaaatttgttaataaatttgtagaaaCTTGTACTTCATTACTTTATACTAATTTTGATTCTCTGAAGAAGTTGAAGAGTTCGTGACAAAAACAAACCCCTGTcaatgttttcattttttcggcagaagaaaaatatattctctctctctctctctctctccgtcatCCTTGAGTTTTCAATAGAATCACCCAAACTTCCTAGCAATATAAATCAAGACAGTTGTTTTTATGAGAATTGACGCAATCACGCTGTAAGCTCCACCTGTGACTACTAAAATACGCTGTTGTttcaatttcttcaatttttgataagggttgttttatgttataaactcttttcaattataaaacagAGCGCTAGAATATTACAGTAAGCgttttaaagttataaaatagctttttccaatttataaatacgtaaaaaacTCACATCCGgttgaaataaagtaaaaatgaaCAATCCTCTCCACCCTTTCTTCCCGTACTGAATCATGAATATTACATGGATAATATATCGTGGGGAAAAAGCGTATTTAACATCGAATGGTCCTTCTGTTAGGATTATGGGCGCCGATCCGAAACTCCGAAGATCGCTGCGCGAGAAGAGCTGCGAGGTAAACGGCCGCGAGTCGCTGACGCACGAAGACAACACGATCCCTCGAAGAGTGCCGCGCAGCGAATACGACGGGTGGGGACGAACGGGAGGTCACGGTACTCATGGGACTCACATCGCTCAGACGTGTCACGTTGGCCACGCAGGTGGCAGCGGCAGGCGATGGAGCGAGCAGCAACAGTTCTACAGATCGGCGTCGGCGCGGCTGCCGAGGACGCGACATCCTGCCGCCCTTGATCCTGATGACGACGACTACGCCGAGAGATCCTCCGAGCAAGATTCGCGGGATGGCGAACGCAAGATTCAGCAggtaagatttaaaatttgccattctcagaaaatttttttttttcaaagcgttattgtataattttcgtCCTGTCATTAATATGTTGAATTACGCTTCTcagtctttaatttttatgatttatctaaaaacctcaatctttctttatatttcaaagaaacttgctttgtaataaaatcaaattagtaaatatatgttttataactaattaagGAATTgagtaaagaaataaaataatgaaattgactTCTTAGATTGATCTTATAgcgaaatacataaaatttatcctACAAATTGCGAATTGGACgggtaaatttattttcccatTTGTGCAAATTAATAACGTTAGAGTTTTCTAACGTAAAAATATGTTGTCAcaacattttcattaaatgcTTCGAATTCCTCTGCTTCGTTTGTATCCCGGAAGGTCTGAGATGAGTCACGAAATATCTTTTCTTTGAATCGGTAGCTCGTCAGGTCATCAGCATTGCTCGTATCACCTCGTACAAGACCCATCGCGTCGGTAACATCGGTGGACGAGTGTGAATCATGCTGTGTTGCATAGCTACATTTACCTTACGTCATCTTGGCTTTCCCGTGTCTTTGCTTTCACCATCGTTCACTCGATCGTCATCGctattattgcattaatacaattatatatataaatcttttacatttccttgtatttaatattttcaaaattatttatcgctaAGGTCGGTCGAAAAATTGATCTTCTCTGGATATTAAATCCCACGATATAGAAAAAAGGCTTTTCTTTTCATGCGAGTTAACGATCGTCACGTGTTTTAGCGCGAAGAGTCGATGAAGCGGTTACTAGAATGGAAGCAGCGTATGCTGCAGTCCCCGTTGACGCGAAAGCCATCCGGTTCTGCGAATCGGGGCAGGGCGCAGAACGATCTTTCGAGTTACTACAAGCAACAGGCGCTGCTGGATTTAGCGGCGCACGAGGCCGCCGTCGCGGAGGGTCGTCACTCACGTAGGCGGGAAGACGGGCATCGTTCGCATGTCAGGAGCAAAAGTTCGGACGGCCGTCGGACCGCCGTCAATGTGCCACGCTACAACAGCTATTCCAGCGATGACGAAGGTAAGGACAGTTCGCCTGAACTTATTATTTAAGCGATAGCTTCGTCGCTCCGCGTAAACGAGGGACCCGATCGAAATATTGAAGATCGCGCGGACAATTAACTTTTTTCGGATGTAAACGCATGCATGGCAACACATTGAAAACGaggcgtgtgtgtgtgtgtgtgtgtttgaaTTACGCGAACATCGCGCGAAAGAAGTGACGAGCGTTTCTCCGAAAACACGCGAGTAGATCGCACTGCTTTTGCAACGAAAAAAAACTTGATCAATTTTTcgcttcaaatattttgatttccgCGAGTCCCTCGAGAACGTGTCTGCTATGTATTCAGTTAGAAGTAGATAGTTGTCCCAAGCTAAAAGTTTTAATACGAATTCTAACACGGAAGTATTTAATCGCTAACACGAAGAAAAAATGTGCATATTGCTCGCGAGAACAAAGgcattttttttcacgagAACGCACGTCGagagtttttatatttttgtgaatgGTGCTCGTATAACTGACATATCTCAACGCATTGTGTCAGCCGATTTTACATCGGttcttatttacaataaacaaATCACTAGCATGTTTGCTATTTCAATGATATACGCAAAGATATATTATAGTCTAACGAAAATGTTCGGCCGAGTGTGCGAATATTGCAATCGATGCGAAAGGTGCCTGAATTATTCACGAATATTGTGTACCGTTCGAAATCGAGAGTTGCTTTTCCTTCATTTTTGTTTGTTGTACTAATATAATCGTCGAGGAAAATGTAGACGTATTCGACGAAATGCGATGTGAAAAACGAGAGGAAATTAGAAAAATCATGGAATATCTGCGAACGTCTCTCCACGGGGCTCCTTCTATCTGCTGTTGTTGGGTCTGACTGGTGACTGGGAACGATTAACAATCTCAAAACTTAACTTAGACGATCGAATGTGTCGGTATCGACTCAACATCGATCATAATCAGACTACCGTAGAAGATATGTGGGTCAAGCATGGCATGCCAAAGAATTTCACTAACACTACTCGCCGTAGCTACGCAATTGCGATCGCATCTACCTTCCAGCTCGCGTGTCCGCTACCTACGATTAACAGCAAAATTAGTCATTCGATTATCGGGATCATTGCACGGTCGAAAATACGACGAATCGAATCGTGGCGACGAGAGATTTTTCATCGTTTCATTTCACTTACTTTACTTCAATTcttatgagatattttttcCACGCAAgtgacttatttttttttttttcaattataggtgattaacataaattaacgTTTGTTTGCCGATCAGTGCAATGATCTACGATGTCGTTGTCGCGCTTGTCGGCGAGTTTGCTTAGATTTCTGATGATGGGTATAAAAACGggaatgtaatataatttgggCTGTTCCTTTCTCACTCACATACACATACTCGTAAGTAACGGACGAACTCGTGTCTTTGTGTTTTGTAACGAACAAATCAGAGCTGGGAGATGTCCGGAGGAAGCGTACGCGCAGACCCTCGCATGCAGGAAGGAGCCCCCGGCACACTGGCGACGATCGGTCAtcggcggcgacgacggccGTCCAGGATGGCGCAGTAACTGGCCGCGCGAGCGTTAATCAGACCCCGCGCTCGCAAACGCTTAACGCTCGCAAAGCAAGCTCGGAGGGCGCGTACTATTCGTCGGGCGGCATACCGCCGGACGCGGGCTACGACGAGGTGAGCTTCCCGCCGCCGATGAGAAACGACTATGCGTacgcgtcgtcgtcggcggcggcggcgacggcggcggcggcggcggacaGACAATCGTCGTCGAGGAGATCGGAAGCCACCTTCGAGGATCCCGCGATCAAGCACAAGACCCCGAGGAAACCGCTCGGTATCCTGAAGACGTCAACCGCTTACAGCTTCGATCAGCAGCACGTCGACGGACAGCAAGCCGGCAGCAAAATCGACGGCGGTAGATCGGATGGTTTGTGCGCTTACCGGACGAGCGAGTCCTGGCACGCTCAGAAGAACGTGCAGTGGGATAACTCGAAGGACGATAACGACGAATGGGATCCCGGCATCGACGAGAGCAAAGTCGTCAAGGAATTCTCTTATCAGTATATTAATCCTAAAAAGGTGGCGCAATCGAGAGCGGAGGATGAGAGCGAGAAACCGGAGACCATGAATCTGGTTCAGTGCAGAATTAGATCCTTCGAGATGAACATGGACGGCGCGAGTCCCGTGAAGGAGGTGTTATCCATGCAGGAACCATTGAAGGTATCGCCGCTCCAGTCGACGGAGGCTCACGTTTCAAAGCTCGACTGCGCGAACAAGACGTCGTCCGCAGTGATACGCAGCTTCGCTTTGGGCTCCGAATCGAGCGCCGCGGAGAGCATTCTCAGGAACAAGAGCGTGGAGGAGGGACATGCCAAGCAAGCTTCGACCGACAGCAACAAGTCGGTGAAGGATCTGCTGGCGGATTTCGAGCGCAAGTCGCAGCAGATCAGCCGAAAGTGCGAGAAGCGGCAGCAGGAATCGAAGCATCACGCGGACTACGGCGGGAATTACGGCGAAACGTCGCGGCAGTACGACGTCGGCGGTGATTCGGATCGTCGGAACGACGACAAGTTCGCGGACAAGCGAGACGACGCCGATGTTGCGCAATGCTTCCCTCCCGACGCTCTCTACGCGAGTTCCGCGCGGATGCCGAGTTCCAACGAGTGTTCGGAGCTGAGCAAAGTGGGCGGTTCGAGGGACAGCTTGAGCGAGCGATGCGCGCTGTCATCCGACGAATTGGACGTCATCTCGAGCTCGAACTGCGCGAGGGCGAGTGTGACCGAGTCGTTGGTGACGCACAGCGATCAATTCTGCCTCGGCGATCTGAAGCAGGACGATGCGAGCAGCGATATTAACGAGGATCACTACCTACCGATGACGCCCAGGAAGGCCATACTCGACCCGAACAGCGACGACAAGCCGAATCCCACGATAATGGAGAGCCTGTTCGGCACCCTGGTGCACGAGGAGAGCTCGTACGTGGAGATGGCGCAGAACGGGATGAGCCACTCGCTTCTGGCGCCGAGCGAGAACGGCGGCAAGCACGATTCCGGCGATTACTCCACGCTGGACGCGTCGCACTACGAGTTCGTCTGCGTGTCGGACAGCAAGATGGAGCCGGTGTACATGGAGGTGAGCCAGCTGTCCGAGAAGGAAGACGAGGACGGCGGGAGCAAGACGTCCTCGTCgacgacgaagaagaagaagaagaagagcaaCGCGAGCGAAAGCTCGTCGCATTCGAGAAGCGACCTGCCCGACATTCTCACGGCGCTCAAGTCCGACAGCTCCGACGCCGACGACGAGTCCTCCAAGGATCTGGACTCCATAGACGCGCCGCGGCACCCGCGATTCAGTCTGTCCGACACTTTCCGCCCGGCTTCCTATTATCTCGGCGCGAGCCGCAACATGATCGCGGAGCTGCACGACTCGTCGGACAGCGAGCTCGTCTCGCCGCCGCCGATACCGACCTCGCCGCTGCCGCTCGACGATCTCGACTCGCTGGACATGCAGGAGTCGCTGGAGATGAAGAAGGTCTCGCCGCAGGTGGCCACGGCGAAGGACGGCGCGTTGTCGAGCCGCGATTCCCCGAAATGTTGGAACAAACCGGCGGGTCAGGTGGAAACGCCGCACAGGCCGCCGTCGAGGTTCTCGGACGCGACCATCAGTTCCACCTTCAGGGACAGCAGGATATCGCTGGAGAGCGCGTCCGGCAGCGACTCGATCGATCTGAGGAATCTCGAGGCCGAGGAGGCGCGTCACAGACAACTGAAGAGGCGACCGGTCAGCGACGACGTTTGCGAGGTCCTCGACAGCCTGGACGAGCTGGAATCGCTCGGGAGCCGCTTCGACGGCGCGAGCATCGATCTCGATCGATACCTGGAGGAGCTGCAGGCGAGAGACGCGTTCAACGTGGATCTCTACAGGAAGGTGCCGAGCTACAACGGCATTTACGGATTCAACGAGAACATGCTCGTGGTCGACAAGCTGCAGAAGACGACGTGCCAGGATCTCTCGAGGAAGATGAAATTCGTGTCCAGCAATCTCGACCGGCCGTTCGACTATTCCGGCAGGAACAAGACCGGCTCGGCGAGCAGCCTGCCGTCCATGAGAGTGTCGGATCTGCCGCCGGCGCATCAGCACTCGCAGTCCTTCACCGGCGACGCCCATTACGAAAACGTGGCGAGCTTCTCGCCGCTTCGCGGATCGCCGGCGGTCCGGCCGTCGGACGGCGAGCCGTCGCGCGACAGCGCGATCCACAGGATGCGCGGCGCGTCGCCGGCGGCCGCCTCGCACAGCCGCGACTCCAGCTACTCGAACGCGGCGTCCACCTCGACGTCGATGGCCTGTCAGAGGCCGGCGAGCGCGCAGTCCTCGTCCTCGTTGAACCACGGCGGCGCGCTGGCGAGCCTGCTGCAGAACGCGTACCCCGACCAGAGATTCCCCAATCACTCGCGATCCGCCAGTCACGACACGTGCGTGCGGCACGCTCTGCTGCCGCCGAGCCATCGATCCACCTCCAGCCAGGACTCGAGCCACTATCCCGGCCCGATGCGGACCGCCAAGTCCGTTTTACAGCAGTCGTATTTGCCGAACGTCAGCGACCAGCGCGGCCACGGCGATCAGTCGGGCGCGCCCTATTACTACTCCGACCTCCAGGCGAGTGTCAGCAGCGCGGACATGGCGGAGTCGTCGGCGAAGCCGACGATCGGCCATACCTCGCGACTGCCGCAGCTGAATAATCAGAGGGACGACGCCGCGACCGGGTTGAACAAGCGAAACGACATCGGTCGGATCGTGAATCCGATCGCGCGGCAGCTGCCGCGACAGATCCAGGTGGACGACATAGACGAGGCTAGACGCATCGCCGCGGAGCTGAGACGGACGACCTGTCAGCTGCTGGGCGACAACAAGGCCGCTCTCGTCGACAAGCGCAACTTTTACGAGGCCGACACGCTGCGCCGGGTCAAGTCCACCGATCCGCTGCCGGACCTGTCGCTGCCCGAGGCCAGAAACTTGTATCCTCACGGTCTGCGAGACAAGTCCGTTAATCCGGGCAGCGTCGATAGCGCCGAGCCGACGTTGCACGTCGCGCAAACGTCTCATCGTCGCTCGAGGTCTTTGGAGGGATTACTCGATGACGTTGGTCTGCAGAATTTAGTGGACCAGCGAAACCGGGCTAATCGGGCGGCCGCGGCCGCGGCGTCAGCGGCGGCCGCGACGGCTTCGACCAGCCAGGTCGAGATAACGTCGCGGAACATGTCGTTATCCGGCGATCACGGTGTCACGGCCAATAGCAGTTTCAACGCCGAGGACCCCTGGGAGCAGGACAGTCTGTGGCGCGAGAGTCTGAGAAGGGTGAGTCTGCGGAACGCCAGATCCTTGGACAATCTCGACAGTCCGCCGAGACCCGGCAGATACGGCGACGCCAAGATGACGCGCGGCAGGATCACCCGCGGGGCGACCTACGTGAACGACAGCGTCGTTCTGCGGCGGGACAACTGCGCCGAGGAGCCGTTGTCCTGCGACCGCGAGCGACCGCGGGTCAAGCGTAGAACGAACAAGGATCACCAGACGCGGGAGCAATCGATCGGCGACGTCGCCTACGAGAGCCTGTCGATGCAACGAATCGGCGCGGGCGGCTACGTGTGGGATCCGCAGAGCGAAGCTTACCGCAAGCCCACCGCCGCAGACGCGAATCATTTTTTAGAGGACGGCAACCTTCCCCCGGCTCGCTCGAACCCGGACGCCCGTATGTCCGCCACGTCGTTCGAGCTCGACCGAGAGAAGCTCCGCCAGTGGGACCTGTTGTCGAGCGCCTGCTTACTCCAGGAGCAGCAGCGCACCTCGATGGCGGACTCGGGGCGAGGGTTGCCGGTCGCAGAGCAACCTGGAGACGCGCGCGATCCAAGgctcgccgccgtcgtcgcggcgacgacgacggcgacgacgacgacggcgacggcgataacgacgacgacgacgacgatgacggtGACAATGTCGACGgcaacgacaacgacgacgacgacgacgtcgacgacgacgacgacgacgatgggCACGGCGATCGGCAACGAGCGGATAGACGTTATCGTAAAGCCAATCGATACCGCGGATGTACGCGAAGACCTGCCGACGAGGATATCGAAGCAGGAGCCGTGTAAACGGGTTGCAGGTGAGTGGCTCCTCAACAACGCTGCAGTGTACAGACCGTGACTGCACGAGGCCGTGTTCCAAATCGCCGAGCTACCCGTTCAACAGGCCGACTCGTTCCACGTGACCACGGATTTTATGCGATGGATCTTTAATCCTAAATAATAGAAGCTATGATATACGAGAAATACCTCCTCGGATATTCTCTTAGCCGTAGATTTTCCAATAAGTTTCGTTCAAAgttacatttcatttttacaattcaatatcctgataaataatttgcattaaattacaGCAACTTACCGCTTTACCTGTCGGCGGAAGCACTCGATAATCCTCCatcttgcaaaaattattttttacgcatTTATGTTCATCATTCTTCTTATCGAGTTCGAGTTTCCGAGAGAAAACTGCAGTAATTGTGCAAAATTGTCTCAATAGTTTAATCGAACGATAAGCTCGTTGTTTAGGATTAAATTCGATGTCTTCGCTACCAAATGTACCTGCGCTTGCGGTGGTTTGCACAGTGATGCAATCACTTTTTTGTTgttgtaattataaaccaGGCCGAGATCCAATTCGCATCTAATCATTACGATTCTCTTTCATCGCCGATAttagatattctttttttttttaaactacttGTCaccgatataaaatattactattcgAAGATGAAATgagtgtaaatataatattaacttacaACAACTGAGAATGAATAATCACAGATTGTGCGTGACATGTGCAACAGATCccattaaaaaatagagaaagatTCGAATCCTACAGAAACACTTTTCGGGAAAAATCTGTTGGATCTTGATatcttattcaattttaagaaCATCTCGAGTCTAAGAATCTCCTTTTCTTTCGCCACACTAGTTTGTTGAATTCTAGAATCAGTTTGGATGCAGATATAATTTAGAACGACGTGGGTAGAGTTTCACGATCGATGCCAGTTGGAACACGGCCTGGTGTGTGAATGTATGAGTGATTGCGTTtgcaaaacaattatttagaaaCGCGGTTTAGTTCATTGCAATTATTTACCGTGATTATTCGTCACAGTGGACAACGCATACGGAAAATCGGATATGGAACAACAAgagaacaattaatttataacaatagcaatatacaaataatagtaaattaaatcTGTGCTATTAGGGAATATACGAAGCTGCCGACTGCGTAAATATTGTATGTGTGTAAGCGCGAgtgtatttttagaatatttatcgTTTAAGTTTGTTCTATGatcgctaaaaaaaaattaatgtatataatcCAAGACGATTATATTTCTCACTTAATTTCGCTcgtttgctaaaaataaaagttgaaatCGTGCCAGTTAATTGACTCGAAATGTAAGTGCGTAAGTAATGACATTATCGATACGATAAgggtaatattttttcaccaAGAGTGTTAAACAAACGTTGTTGATTTCCTTCAATGAAATCTAATCGATCTCTCGTCCAAGATTTGAAATTCGTGCGGGATCTCATTCTCACGCGTGCgatgtttcttcttttttcaatttcaaattcgACACGAAATCGGCATTGAGTCGCGAATTATTTTGTTGGGACAAACGTTTTTGGAAtgatatcgataaaattatcgatGAGACTGCGCGCGATGCCGCTTAATTCAGTTGCCTAGGCAATTTGCCAAGATGTATCGTCGCAGTGTTTCATCGTCGCGAAGCATAGAATTCGAAATAGCTTTCTCGAAAATGTCTCTCTCGATCAAACTCAAAGATTAATGAAGCTAGGGAATACAATGTATGCTATCAGCAAtgacgttattattaattatctcaGAAATTCATTCAACCAGTTAAGGGACTCAATCGAACTACTTTAAGCATTcataaacatatgtatatagttCGTTATGCATAAAgtgtataaaaagatatttgacttgttatataatacacaCAATTGCTTTTTACGCATgctagataatttttatagcatttttaATCACTTAAATCtcaacaaattgaaaaataattgaaagaatCATACAGTTATGTAGTTCAATACGATAACatttcacataaaaatatttgtttcaccgaacaattttgctttatcagattttcaacaataaatatttgaaatgtctaaaataaacGAAACAAGAAACGAACCGAGTGAAATGTACCAAAGGTAAGTtctaatattttccatttattcgACAAATGTAAATTCACTTGTAACAAATAGAACGAAGAACCGAATTGGCTCCGAACGGTCGAAATATCTCTGACAAATTGGTGAAATTAATGTGGCAATTTCGACGAGATTTATTCGCGCTAAGAACGAATACATACTTTTCTCCGTTTCGAGTGAAAAGTTTCTCAGGGTTCGAATtgatttctaaatataaaatgtcacTCGGCCAATGATGTCATGCTTCTCTTCAAGTACGAcaagcatttttaaaaaagctatGCGCGCGATTCTTTGAATTTATGTAATCTACCATGAGAAAGAAAGTAGGtgatatgtaa
This DNA window, taken from Linepithema humile isolate Giens D197 chromosome 7, Lhum_UNIL_v1.0, whole genome shotgun sequence, encodes the following:
- the kmr gene encoding uncharacterized protein kmr isoform X8 is translated as MDNKKIVQSTPPAVPVQVRSKHDGSGVAASVSGVRRRSGPQGGLRSPAAKRPVSAPVALQGWLHKQGSEGLMLWKKRWFVLSEYCLFYYKGPEEEKLLGSILLPSYRVTVCKPEDKVNRKFAFKAEHANMRTYHFAADSRESMNQWMNALTLATLLQDPNPGAGEAAMVIEIAGQQDGERSARPSVSSISSILNQSADDSDSGFHGFQSRDDPSHASNNNSSPNSANTASFPNLSGSNSNGNSANNNHGSDSGHPMMNGWVQQPSQYGQPGTSQPQQQQQQQQQYGHLLPSQQLQPGHSHQHQALLHQHLTAASHQNAFPTHPHKHMLQQSPQQQQQQLPHPGTGVVVQTAQPMSRKFGQPIYANAPPKPRRLTDGSNEYSTPSPDPDYRKSPVSPDVTVTSKSPMSDYERSNTIYGARIGQPSQQSLRTDKSGLNYGYGQAVQQTERRTPDTYGRSAKPRISGRGNGDYEEVYGTPQLYQRPAGPVGYTKGASPAPIPIPVYTQQQQQHLQQLHSPVTPLNIPMVRQARTQPPPRPHSADFLEYEAARRPQQQPAQCERPPDQQRHPQRPKSSLDIVNPSDTTNDGYFYSEERYAAQMRQSAVYLHQTPQHYQQQRNQSLSRVTMQQKLPGVRDKADESRISTLPDSSCPALRRTQRDHVHQQHTMPAQSLTQRHSEIMGADPKLRRSLREKSCEVNGRESLTHEDNTIPRRVPRSEYDGWGRTGGHGTHGTHIAQTCHVGHAGGSGRRWSEQQQFYRSASARLPRTRHPAALDPDDDDYAERSSEQDSRDGERKIQQREESMKRLLEWKQRMLQSPLTRKPSGSANRGRAQNDLSSYYKQQALLDLAAHEAAVAEGRHSRRREDGHRSHVRSKSSDGRRTAVNVPRYNSYSSDDEELGDVRRKRTRRPSHAGRSPRHTGDDRSSAATTAVQDGAVTGRASVNQTPRSQTLNARKASSEGAYYSSGGIPPDAGYDEVSFPPPMRNDYAYASSSAAAATAAAAADRQSSSRRSEATFEDPAIKHKTPRKPLGILKTSTAYSFDQQHVDGQQAGSKIDGGRSDGLCAYRTSESWHAQKNVQWDNSKDDNDEWDPGIDESKVVKEFSYQYINPKKVAQSRAEDESEKPETMNLVQCRIRSFEMNMDGASPVKEVLSMQEPLKVSPLQSTEAHVSKLDCANKTSSAVIRSFALGSESSAAESILRNKSVEEGHAKQASTDSNKSVKDLLADFERKSQQISRKCEKRQQESKHHADYGGNYGETSRQYDVGGDSDRRNDDKFADKRDDADVAQCFPPDALYASSARMPSSNECSELSKVGGSRDSLSERCALSSDELDVISSSNCARASVTESLVTHSDQFCLGDLKQDDASSDINEDHYLPMTPRKAILDPNSDDKPNPTIMESLFGTLVHEESSYVEMAQNGMSHSLLAPSENGGKHDSGDYSTLDASHYEFVCVSDSKMEPVYMEVSQLSEKEDEDGGSKTSSSTTKKKKKKSNASESSSHSRSDLPDILTALKSDSSDADDESSKDLDSIDAPRHPRFSLSDTFRPASYYLGASRNMIAELHDSSDSELVSPPPIPTSPLPLDDLDSLDMQESLEMKKVSPQVATAKDGALSSRDSPKCWNKPAGQVETPHRPPSRFSDATISSTFRDSRISLESASGSDSIDLRNLEAEEARHRQLKRRPVSDDVCEVLDSLDELESLGSRFDGASIDLDRYLEELQARDAFNVDLYRKVPSYNGIYGFNENMLVVDKLQKTTCQDLSRKMKFVSSNLDRPFDYSGRNKTGSASSLPSMRVSDLPPAHQHSQSFTGDAHYENVASFSPLRGSPAVRPSDGEPSRDSAIHRMRGASPAAASHSRDSSYSNAASTSTSMACQRPASAQSSSSLNHGGALASLLQNAYPDQRFPNHSRSASHDTCVRHALLPPSHRSTSSQDSSHYPGPMRTAKSVLQQSYLPNVSDQRGHGDQSGAPYYYSDLQASVSSADMAESSAKPTIGHTSRLPQLNNQRDDAATGLNKRNDIGRIVNPIARQLPRQIQVDDIDEARRIAAELRRTTCQLLGDNKAALVDKRNFYEADTLRRVKSTDPLPDLSLPEARNLYPHGLRDKSVNPGSVDSAEPTLHVAQTSHRRSRSLEGLLDDVGLQNLVDQRNRANRAAAAAASAAAATASTSQVEITSRNMSLSGDHGVTANSSFNAEDPWEQDSLWRESLRRVSLRNARSLDNLDSPPRPGRYGDAKMTRGRITRGATYVNDSVVLRRDNCAEEPLSCDRERPRVKRRTNKDHQTREQSIGDVAYESLSMQRIGAGGYVWDPQSEAYRKPTAADANHFLEDGNLPPARSNPDARMSATSFELDREKLRQWDLLSSACLLQEQQRTSMADSGRGLPVAEQPGDARDPRLAAVVAATTTATTTTATAITTTTTTMTVTMSTATTTTTTTTSTTTTTTMGTAIGNERIDVIVKPIDTADVREDLPTRISKQEPCKRVAASGSGSVIGRDPLPPRAVSTSHLPQRTLTQPPTAVSTLPLPRSSNAGNGGGGGGHRQQPLPLHRSTPQQPAMRQLEGESNTSTQMLRAASNGDIGKCPGMITSSEMRDLRLASPGGHSTQRLISPIGHLRVASLNDHRVSSPSDSEIRVHSPSERKMISPIGREVDRGGGTTTTAGQRQQQRTRAADCSELLHKRSNVGSQRADGGRQVMQAGAHGLVRVSAGELLGRTHEELVLLLIQLRRQNATVLKAMETCHMEIEAQARLAELDTPRRLENLQKLEELKRHLMDLEKQYEKSKPLVNLVDNMVKLGSLYNRNTANGTSSVSGSRYDLMHENARDHRDRLEFNQRVQEQRLLAEERRDWDRLSPDHGQLQAKVQQLYKLDRLLQEESGTLHSLQQDKEILEKALGGLRHKLQGSRSNLAEAERYRKQQLLLERELSRVRVLLAQNSKVKPVFFQKLEETVAENARLEQDLVVLRQKVQASRRYAGNIVRDTSSTTAPLEAELRRVQQLVGDLQRQRKELSIQVRQLTEKSHSLVQQIRPQPSHTPQVHHPKKRTQNSWLETDLDSGITLDHGLDSPSSPSLSISPPNKQNDLSHQRYGSPTQYKDLSPLNRPQNQSSFVQPSQNHISALSPQLREQIQQHQLKQQLLKDQMQGKGGAIQVAPLYVNTDSRVAGDYITDTSKHNGSVLNGMLNSAPEYIPPPPPPLSEEALLLNDNYRQNEDNKFAGLMHNREKQEIKTVRIVKRESERRQRDRGDRTGNLGIPLTNGLQAPGGAKRLCDEDLGGSQKFEKAQLGRVVEESPIIHAQSTVQLTELDDVQFQRSMSLPRGFGGQKQHSAMHYGPVVPPPRSDSMHALKSMIARRHKIRFESHDGSSDSTLSPYADSTTSSSHVPLSSPNYSTASSYSPSQNQNYPTQLATMAVAQPHYHSHALGYRQYDKVLVSAMSPELTSSASVVGVHEKPTAPAAAAPNANPSESPQLSPVFKSEAAKQIIKEMTEKRVEGPRRRQIPREKRRHYTVSSSKPVLDLEDTFSKMGMGRARDDLDMERALRPRINAPDVVRSTLSHKELKYNESTIDQLLGTPNKIVIPERYIPEQTPELTAEEQEQRLKKAEAIRKMLSETTVTAPEGGDDDSNIEKSDTLKRKVVEEKRQREHILQLNQILAKQVMEKSKMVAVKALATLPLKTESSLDDEDLSPVAPLPLYQQRENFYS